A window from Salvia miltiorrhiza cultivar Shanhuang (shh) chromosome 2, IMPLAD_Smil_shh, whole genome shotgun sequence encodes these proteins:
- the LOC131012292 gene encoding multisite-specific tRNA:(cytosine-C(5))-methyltransferase trm4b, whose protein sequence is MEVVAGASELLLPESFLEFLNQNDLDPSIYAASQSTPRYIRLKPGCKLELAEIEDELKCKLEEVCWLPDFYYLPPDVRIASTKAYQEGKIYGIDAASGAAVLALDVSPGDHVLDLCAAPGAKLCMILDLLGCSGSVTGVDVARHRLAASRTMLQKYAVGDQCRLFVADGTTFSLTPLRAQSNSKSCNTEEEEKNEIYNKWTPRRPWKERKRIAKASKTFSQIQEPDLIFYGKHSGVVGLSRRDVYRRVNDHEISQFGYDKVLVDAECTHDGSIKHIQKFEQWGWTTLQRRVLDAERTDDLTVLQLKLLINGFRLLKVGGSLVYSTCSLTVAQNEDVVERFLSEYASAKLLEIDAAKNWPCRQARVAKTLRFDPVTSSTSGLFVAKFTKFMA, encoded by the exons ATGGAGGTGGTGGCAGGCGCCTCTGAATTGCTGCTGCCGGAATCATTTCTCGAATTTCTCAATCAAAACGACTTGGATCCTTCAATTTATGCCGCCTCTCAGTCTACTCCTCGTTACATTAG GTTAAAACCAGGATGTAAACTCGAGTTGGCAGAAATTGAAGATGAACTTAAGTGTAAGCTTGAAGAGGTTTGTTGGCTGCCTGATTTTTATTATCTTCCACCTGATGTTCGAATCGCGAGCACGAAGGCATATCAGGAAGGAAAG ATATATGGCATAGATGCAGCTTCAGGAGCTGCGGTTTTAGCTTTGGATGTTTCACCGGGTGATCACGTCCTTGACCTTTGTGCAGCTCCTG GTGCTAAGCTCTGTATGATACTGGACCTTCTTGGTTGTTCAGGTTCTGTGACTGGTGTTGATGTTGCTAGGCATCGGTTAGCAGCTTCAAGAACTATGCTGCAGAAATATGCTGTTGGTGACCAATGTCGTCTCTTTGTTGCTGATGGAACAACATTCTCCCTTACTCCACTGAGGGCTCAGTCAAATTCTAAATCAT GCAATACTGAGGAGGAAGAAAAGAATGAGATATACAACAAGTGGACTCCTCGGAGGCCATGGAAAGAACGGAAGAGGATAGCTAAAGCTTCTAAAACGTTTTCACAAATTCAAGAACCAGACCTTATATTTTATGGGAAACATTCTGGGGTTGTTGGTTTGAGCAGACGCGATGTGTACAGAAGAGTAAATGACCATGAAATCTCGCAATTTGGCTATGACAAG GTCCTTGTGGATGCAGAATGCACTCATGATGGCTCGATAAAACACATTCAGAAATTTGAACAATGGGGTTGGACAACACTTCAACGCCGTGTACTGGATGCTGAGAGGACAGATGATTTGACTGTTCTTCAG TTAAAATTGCTAATCAATGGATTTAGGTTGCTGAAAGTTGGAGGATCTCTTGTGTACAGCACATGCAG TTTGACCGTGGCTCAGAATGAAGATGTGGTAGAGCGATTCCTCTCAGAATATGCATCCGCTA AGTTGCTGGAGATAGATGCTGCAAAGAACTGGCCTTGTAGGCAAGCTAGAGTAGCAAAAACCTTACGATTCGATCCTGTGACGTCATCAACCAGTGGACTTTTTGTTGCTAAGTTCACCAAGTTTATGGCTTAG
- the LOC131012290 gene encoding uncharacterized protein LOC131012290, with translation MAAFKHLLSHGHRLPNPPPPRHLVSLLRRHFSSEPQPTPLPNPSSQPNDNFRNPVPIQPVSYPTKPKAPLPEENQPEYPPERQFNQSEEKDGTPQESEIQNVERRSWSRDEMRYMKDGPAISPVSYAARVAPLPEDRANVEEEEKGGRFDEMMKERMKIEEYRRMGGLRYGRMEVAREEVDLPFPKLIKVEKGDKKSEEKGKVYDVKEAIRLVKANARKTFEETLEAHVRMTRDLVRTDLKLDGSVRLPHGAGKTYRVAVFAEGTSADEARDAGADVVGGPELVDSIVAGKAKIDFDKCIATPAMIKHLKKIAKYLKKLMPDTKKGTLTNDISRAVKEAKERVPFEKDKTAIVHVPLGKVKFPENNLKENIGAFVHALLLAKPAGLKKSSKFAGYVDAFHITSTMGRSYPISIQSLSMAADQFSKTQVK, from the exons ATGGCGGCCTTCAAACACCTTCTCTCCCACGGCCACCGCCTCCCCAATCCGCCGCCCCCTCGCCATCTCGTGTCTCTCCTCCGCCGCCACTTCTCCTCCGAGCCCCAACCAACCCCCCTCCCCAATCCTAGCTCCCAACCCAACGACAATTTCCGCAATCCCGTTCCTATCCAACCCGTATCCTACCCCACCAAACCCAAAGCTCCGCTGCCCGAAGAAAACCAGCCGGAATATCCACCGGAAAGGCAATTCAACCAGTCAGAAGAAAAGGATGGAACGCCGCAAGAGAGCGAAATACAGAATGTGGAGAGGCGGTCGTGGAGTCGGGACGAAATGCGGTATATGAAGGATGGACCAGCGATATCTCCGGTTTCTTACGCTGCCCGGGTTGCCCCGCTGCCCGAGGATCGGGCGAATGTGGAGGAGGAAGAGAAGGGGGGTAGGTTTGATGAGATGATGAAGGAGAGGATGAAGATTGAGGAGTATAGGAGGATGGGGGGTTTGAGGTATGGTAGAATGGAGGTGGCGAGGGAGGAGGTGGATTTGCCTTTCCCTAAGCTGATTAAGGTGGAGAAGGGTGATAAGAAAAGTGAGGAGAAAGGCAAGGTGTATGATGTCAAGGAGGCTATTCGCCTTGTAAAG GCTAATGCCAGGAAAACTTTTGAAGAAACTTTAGAGGCTCATGTAAGAATGACTCGCGACTTGGTTCGAACTGATCTG AAGCTGGATGGTTCTGTGCGCCTTCCACATGGTGCTGGCAAG ACGTATCGGGTGGCTGTCTTTGCGGAAGGAACATCTGCAGATGAAGCCCGAGATGCTGGAGCCGATGTCGTCGGCGGCCCTGAGCTGGTGGATAGTATCGTTGCTG GTAAAGCAAAAATAGATTTCGACAAGTGTATTGCTACTCCGGCCATGATCAAACATTTGAAAAAg ATAGCAAAATATCTGAAGAAATTAATGCCAGATACCAAG AAAGGTACTCTAACCAATGACATATCTCGGGCTGTCAAAGAGGCGAAGGAGCGTGTTCCTTTCGAGAAAGACAAAACTGCAATTGTCCATGTGCCCCTGGGGAAG GTTAAATTTCcagaaaataatttgaaagaaaatattGGTGCTTTTGTGCATGCTCTTTTGCTTGCAAAGCCTGCGGGTTTAAAAAAGA GTTCTAAATTCGCTGGGTATGTAGACGCCTTCCACATTACCAGCACG ATGGGTCGTTCTTACCCCATTTCGATTCAATCCTTGTCTATGGCTGCAGACCAGTTCAGCAAAACGCAAGTGAAGTGA